AAATTGGTACGGACAACTCGGAGACGGAACCACGACGGGAAGCAAGACCCCTGTACATGTCTCCTCTCTGACAAACGTCGTGGCCATAGCCACGGGCTTCTATCACACATGTGCGCTCGAGGCAGAGGGAGCCATGAAGTGTTGGGGGCTTAACTGGGAAGGTCAGCTTGGGAATGGATCGTTCATCAATCTTTCCACACCACTGCAAGTCTTCCAAGGCGCTGAAGTGAAGGGAATATCCTGCGGCTCTTACCACACCTGCGCACTCGTATCGGACGGTACGGTGAATTGTTGGGGAGACAATTTCTACGGGCAGGTAGGAGATGGATCCACTTCCAACCGGGGCGTACCTGTGCCCGTCTTGGGGCTCACGGGTGCGACTTCCGTAACTGCCGGCTACTCCCACGCCTGTGGACTCGTGGCGGAAGGAGTAGCCAGATGCTGGGGGAACAATGGCAGTGGACAGCTAGGCGATGGGACCACAACCAATCGCCTCACCCCCGTCCAGGTGCTGAATCTTCCGTAACCGTCCACGCACTTATCCTGGTGCGCCTCACCTTCGTGGCTCGGCCTGATCGGACAAGTGCCGCACCTTCCTGGCTGGCACTCGCCAAACATTCCCTCCTCATCCTGAGTCGGGTTGATCGGTCGAGTGCCGCACCCTCCTGGCTGGTCCTCGGCCTGCCCTGAGCGTCCACGCGCCTGGTCATCCCTGACGCTTGACGATACTAACGTTACGCGTTAGTATCCTCCCTTGGCGATCCGATCGTTCAAATGCGCGGAGACGCGCGCGCTGTTCAACGGTGAACGGGTGAAACGATTCGCAAACATCGAGAGCGTGGCCATGCGCAAACTGGCCATGTTGAACCGGGCCGCAACCCTCGCCGATCTGCGGGTGCCACCCGGAAATCGATTGGAGCCGTTGAAGGGCGACCGGGCCGGTCAATACAGCATACGCGTCAATGAACGCTTCC
The Nitrospirota bacterium DNA segment above includes these coding regions:
- a CDS encoding type II toxin-antitoxin system RelE/ParE family toxin translates to MAIRSFKCAETRALFNGERVKRFANIESVAMRKLAMLNRAATLADLRVPPGNRLEPLKGDRAGQYSIRVNERFRVCFAWTSAGPKDVEIVDYH